A window of the Salipiger sp. H15 genome harbors these coding sequences:
- a CDS encoding ABC transporter ATP-binding protein produces MTLSTVLEAPEAPARTAPVFELIEVEKVFEVRPPGRRFTREKVGLRALDGVRLSVEKGASLALVGESGSGKSTLLRVLLGLDAPSGGRALYHGRPIREVRAEGPGFARDVAMVYQDARGSLDPRMTVGALIAEPLRHFGIVPKAQEEARVAELLQRVGLPADAARRYPSGLSGGQVRRVAIARALASEPSVLVADEAVSGLDVSTQAQLLTLLRRLQQEMGLTLVFITHDLGVASYLCEEIAIMYLGRIVETGPTDAVLNAPAHPYAAALRNAAPRFFEPMPEPLPGEIPSPLDLPKGCRFSTRCPVAEEDCRDRDPQLGRFGSGRAVACLHPATQPDT; encoded by the coding sequence ATGACCCTTTCGACCGTCCTTGAGGCCCCGGAGGCCCCCGCCCGCACCGCCCCGGTCTTCGAGCTGATCGAGGTCGAGAAGGTCTTCGAGGTGCGCCCGCCGGGCCGCCGTTTCACCCGCGAGAAGGTCGGGCTGCGCGCCCTCGACGGCGTCCGGCTCAGCGTCGAGAAGGGCGCCTCGCTGGCCCTCGTGGGCGAGAGCGGCTCGGGCAAGTCCACCCTGCTGCGCGTGCTGCTCGGCCTCGATGCCCCCAGCGGCGGGCGGGCGCTCTACCATGGCCGCCCGATCCGCGAGGTGCGCGCCGAGGGGCCGGGCTTTGCCCGCGACGTCGCCATGGTCTACCAGGACGCGCGCGGCTCGCTCGACCCGCGGATGACCGTGGGCGCGCTGATCGCCGAGCCGCTGCGGCACTTCGGCATCGTGCCGAAGGCGCAGGAAGAGGCCCGCGTCGCCGAGCTTTTGCAGCGTGTCGGCCTGCCCGCCGATGCCGCCAGACGCTACCCCTCGGGCCTGTCGGGCGGACAGGTGCGCCGGGTCGCCATCGCCCGGGCGCTGGCCTCCGAGCCCTCGGTGCTGGTCGCGGACGAGGCGGTCTCGGGCCTAGACGTCTCGACGCAGGCGCAGCTCCTGACGCTCCTGCGCAGGCTGCAGCAGGAGATGGGGCTCACGCTGGTCTTCATCACCCATGACCTCGGCGTGGCGAGCTACCTCTGCGAGGAGATCGCCATCATGTACCTCGGCCGCATCGTCGAGACCGGGCCGACCGATGCCGTGCTGAACGCCCCCGCGCACCCCTATGCCGCCGCCCTGCGCAATGCCGCGCCGCGCTTCTTCGAGCCGATGCCCGAGCCCCTGCCCGGCGAGATCCCGAGCCCGCTCGACCTGCCGAAGGGCTGCCGCTTCTCGACCCGCTGCCCGGTGGCCGAGGAAGATTGCCGCGACCGCGACCCGCAGCTCGGGCGGTTCGGCAGTGGCCGCGCCGTGGCCTGCCTGCACCCCGCGACGCAACCCGACACTTGA
- a CDS encoding gamma-glutamyltransferase family protein — protein MFDFFSARRPSTLASQAMIATSHPLSTAAGLEILSAGGSAVDAAIAAVAVQCVVDPLMTGIGGDCFALYKPKGGAVKALNGSGRAPAAATVAALKEAGLTDEIPQTSPHSVTIPGAISAWCLLHADHGTLPLERLFARAIGYAENGYAVTPRVAQDWAGEAALIGKDEHAAKVFLPNGRAPVAGERHAQPLLADRLREIAAKGAAGFYQGETAAKMAAHLKSLGGLHTVEDFHAATDAAFWTDPISASYAGHDVVECPPNGQGLAALLILRILSKFDMGAKMSEADRIHLHAEATKLAYHHRDALIGDPAACPGVVETLLSDEVVDKLAARIDMGRAQPPALWDEPEHKDTIYLCVVDAEGNALSFINSIFHGFGSTRLDPETGVLFHSRGASFRLIEGHPNAIAPNKRPMHTIIPGMLLKDGEVIMPFGVMGGQYQAAGHAAFLSGVLDLGLDLQAAMDAPRSFAYGDELQVEPGVSAETRAELEARGHKLKVMTSPIGGSQAIRIDAANGLLSGGSDSRKDGMALGF, from the coding sequence ATGTTCGACTTCTTCTCCGCCCGACGCCCCAGCACGCTGGCCTCGCAGGCGATGATCGCCACCTCGCACCCGCTCTCGACGGCGGCCGGCCTCGAGATCCTCTCGGCCGGCGGCAGCGCCGTGGACGCGGCCATCGCCGCCGTCGCGGTGCAATGCGTGGTCGATCCCCTGATGACCGGCATCGGCGGCGACTGCTTCGCGCTCTACAAGCCGAAGGGCGGCGCGGTGAAGGCGCTGAACGGCTCGGGCCGCGCGCCCGCCGCCGCGACCGTCGCGGCGCTGAAGGAGGCCGGGCTCACCGACGAGATCCCGCAGACCAGCCCGCATTCGGTGACCATCCCCGGCGCGATCTCGGCCTGGTGCCTGCTGCACGCGGACCACGGCACGTTGCCGCTCGAGCGGCTCTTCGCCCGCGCCATCGGCTATGCCGAGAACGGCTATGCGGTGACCCCGCGCGTGGCGCAGGACTGGGCCGGGGAAGCCGCGCTCATCGGCAAGGACGAACACGCCGCAAAGGTCTTCCTGCCGAACGGCCGCGCGCCGGTGGCGGGCGAGCGCCATGCCCAGCCGCTGCTGGCCGACCGCCTGCGCGAGATCGCCGCGAAGGGCGCGGCGGGCTTCTACCAGGGCGAGACCGCCGCGAAGATGGCCGCGCACCTGAAATCGCTGGGCGGTCTGCACACGGTCGAGGATTTCCACGCCGCGACCGATGCGGCCTTCTGGACCGATCCGATCTCGGCCAGCTACGCCGGGCATGACGTGGTCGAGTGCCCGCCCAACGGCCAGGGCCTCGCCGCGCTGCTGATCCTGCGCATCCTGTCGAAGTTCGACATGGGCGCGAAGATGTCCGAGGCGGACCGCATCCACCTGCACGCCGAGGCCACCAAGCTCGCCTACCACCACCGCGACGCGCTGATCGGCGATCCGGCCGCCTGCCCGGGCGTGGTCGAGACGCTGCTCTCGGACGAGGTGGTGGACAAGCTTGCCGCGCGCATCGACATGGGCCGCGCGCAGCCGCCCGCGCTCTGGGACGAGCCCGAGCACAAGGACACGATCTACCTCTGCGTCGTCGATGCCGAGGGCAACGCGCTGTCGTTCATCAACTCGATCTTCCACGGCTTCGGCTCGACCCGGCTCGACCCCGAGACCGGCGTGCTCTTCCACTCGCGCGGCGCCTCGTTCCGGCTGATCGAGGGGCACCCCAACGCCATCGCGCCGAACAAGCGCCCGATGCACACGATCATCCCCGGCATGCTGCTGAAGGATGGCGAGGTGATCATGCCCTTCGGCGTGATGGGCGGCCAGTACCAGGCGGCGGGCCACGCGGCCTTCCTGTCGGGCGTGCTGGACCTCGGCCTCGACCTGCAGGCGGCGATGGATGCGCCGCGCAGCTTCGCCTATGGCGACGAGCTGCAGGTCGAGCCCGGCGTCTCGGCCGAGACCCGCGCCGAGCTCGAGGCGCGCGGCCACAAGCTCAAGGTGATGACCAGCCCGATCGGCGGCAGCCAGGCGATCCGCATCGACGCGGCGAACGGCCTCCTCTCGGGCGGCAGCGACAGCCGCAAGGACGGCATGGCGCTCGGCTTCTGA
- a CDS encoding Lrp/AsnC ligand binding domain-containing protein, translated as MPRFDKITQRILQILQKDARITNTDLAGKVGIPATSMSDRLRRLQRDGVILSFGARLDPQKLGLEMLVFVQIRLDKTTPQVFEKFKTAVQATPEVIECHMVAGGLDYLVKARFHAMDEYRRFLGDVIMGWPGVIETRTYVVMEEIKNDGPLTVTG; from the coding sequence ATGCCCCGTTTCGACAAGATCACCCAGCGCATCCTGCAGATCCTGCAAAAGGATGCCCGCATCACCAACACCGATCTGGCCGGCAAGGTCGGCATCCCCGCGACCTCGATGAGCGACCGCCTGCGGCGGCTGCAGCGCGACGGGGTGATCCTCTCGTTCGGGGCGCGGCTCGACCCGCAGAAGCTCGGGCTCGAGATGCTGGTCTTCGTGCAGATCCGGCTCGACAAGACGACGCCGCAGGTCTTCGAGAAGTTCAAGACGGCGGTGCAGGCGACGCCCGAGGTGATCGAGTGCCATATGGTCGCCGGCGGGCTCGACTACCTCGTGAAGGCGCGGTTCCACGCGATGGACGAGTACCGGCGCTTCCTTGGCGACGTCATCATGGGCTGGCCCGGGGTGATCGAGACCCGGACCTACGTGGTGATGGAAGAGATCAAGAACGACGGGCCGCTCACGGTGACCGGGTAG
- a CDS encoding ABC transporter ATP-binding protein, giving the protein MIEVQDIRAGYGDGPDILGGISMQAHAREIVTILGPNGCGKSTLLKTVAGFVTPRAGTVRIDGQHAEAVPIHEKVRHHGVGYVPQTDNVFRTMTVTENLLMGARGLDRQTRDERLDALLTQYPTLANKRRRKASALSGGERQILSLARALMAGPRILLLDEPSAGLSPAMMHDVFEAIARIRDAQDMCILMVEQNAFEGLMVSDRAYVLNLGKVALTAKAQDLLGDPAMERLYLGGDPEG; this is encoded by the coding sequence ATGATCGAGGTTCAGGACATCCGCGCCGGCTACGGCGACGGGCCCGACATTCTGGGCGGCATCTCGATGCAGGCCCATGCGCGCGAGATCGTCACCATCCTCGGCCCCAACGGCTGCGGCAAGTCCACGCTGCTGAAGACCGTCGCGGGGTTCGTCACGCCGCGCGCGGGCACGGTGCGGATCGACGGGCAGCACGCCGAGGCGGTGCCGATCCACGAGAAGGTGCGCCATCACGGCGTCGGCTACGTGCCGCAGACCGACAACGTCTTCCGCACCATGACCGTGACCGAGAACCTGTTGATGGGCGCGCGCGGCCTCGACCGGCAGACGCGGGACGAACGGCTCGACGCGCTGCTGACGCAGTACCCGACGCTGGCGAACAAGCGGCGGCGCAAGGCCTCGGCGCTCTCGGGCGGCGAGCGGCAGATCCTGTCGCTGGCCCGCGCGCTCATGGCCGGGCCGCGCATCCTGCTGCTCGACGAGCCCTCGGCGGGCCTGTCGCCCGCGATGATGCACGACGTCTTCGAGGCGATCGCCCGCATCCGCGACGCGCAGGACATGTGCATCCTGATGGTCGAGCAGAACGCTTTCGAGGGGCTGATGGTCTCGGACCGAGCCTATGTCCTGAACCTCGGCAAGGTGGCGCTGACCGCGAAGGCGCAGGACTTGCTGGGCGATCCGGCGATGGAGCGGCTCTACCTCGGCGGCGATCCCGAGGGCTGA
- a CDS encoding ABC transporter ATP-binding protein: MADPLLKLDGLSKAFGAHRVLEGVAASIAPGEIVGLLGPNGSGKSTLLNAISGFLAPDGGTVSIAGRDITGLPAHEVTRAGLARTFQLPSMPARMTTREVLAAGDVTAGAARNMLKGAAKDARIDELLALFRLAHVADLPASALSGGQKKLLSVALALRGAPKLLCLDEPTAGVHPELRSEMITILRRAAREGTTLLVIEHDMLFIRQLCTRCIVLDRGQLIADCAPDELEKNAAVVEAYLGKSVEKGKTAR, from the coding sequence ATGGCTGATCCCCTGCTGAAACTCGACGGCCTCTCCAAGGCCTTCGGCGCGCACCGGGTGCTGGAGGGCGTCGCCGCCAGCATCGCGCCCGGCGAGATCGTCGGCCTGCTGGGCCCGAACGGCTCGGGCAAGTCGACGCTGCTCAACGCCATCTCGGGGTTTCTGGCCCCCGATGGCGGCACGGTGAGCATTGCCGGGCGCGACATCACCGGCCTGCCCGCGCACGAGGTGACGCGGGCGGGGCTCGCGCGGACCTTCCAACTGCCCTCGATGCCGGCCCGCATGACGACGCGGGAGGTGCTGGCGGCGGGTGACGTGACGGCGGGCGCCGCGCGCAACATGCTGAAGGGCGCGGCGAAGGATGCGCGCATCGACGAGCTGCTCGCGCTGTTCCGCCTTGCCCATGTCGCGGACCTGCCGGCGAGCGCGCTCTCGGGCGGGCAGAAGAAGCTGCTCTCGGTCGCGCTTGCCCTGCGCGGCGCGCCGAAGCTGCTCTGCCTCGACGAGCCCACCGCCGGCGTCCACCCCGAGCTGCGCAGCGAGATGATCACCATCCTGCGCCGCGCCGCGCGCGAGGGCACGACGCTCCTGGTGATCGAGCATGACATGCTCTTCATTCGCCAGCTCTGCACCCGCTGCATCGTGCTCGACCGGGGGCAGCTCATCGCCGATTGCGCCCCTGACGAACTGGAGAAAAACGCCGCCGTGGTCGAGGCCTACCTCGGCAAGTCGGTCGAGAAAGGAAAGACCGCAAGATGA
- a CDS encoding branched-chain amino acid ABC transporter permease translates to MSDFLIHVAAVSCLYGILALALNLQMGFSGLVNFGLIALFGCGSYGAAFAHLWGWPPLAGLALGLVLAALLGLFFARLGARMSEDYWGIATLSLAEIMRLVFTNEQALAGGAQGVSGLPVTFSTLAGQGAGLSRLALYAALLVAAFILCQRITRSGFGMALKMMREEPQLARALGYDLGRMRAIVMVISSLMAAVAGFLYAHYLSFVGPEQLMSHETFLIWSMVIIGGIANNWGVVAGAFLMQFALAYVPFVKDWLDLPTDFVAATRLVIVGGGILAFLIWRPKGLFPERIGGSHG, encoded by the coding sequence GTGTCTGACTTCCTGATCCATGTCGCCGCCGTCTCCTGCCTCTACGGCATCCTCGCGCTGGCGCTGAACCTGCAGATGGGCTTTTCCGGCCTCGTCAACTTCGGCCTCATCGCGCTTTTCGGCTGCGGCAGCTACGGCGCTGCCTTCGCCCATCTCTGGGGCTGGCCGCCGCTGGCCGGGCTGGCGCTGGGGCTGGTCCTTGCCGCGCTGCTGGGGCTCTTCTTCGCCCGGCTCGGCGCGCGCATGTCCGAGGATTACTGGGGCATCGCTACGCTTTCGCTGGCCGAGATCATGCGGCTCGTCTTCACCAACGAGCAGGCGCTCGCGGGCGGGGCGCAGGGGGTCTCGGGCCTGCCGGTGACCTTCTCGACGCTGGCCGGGCAGGGCGCCGGGCTGTCGCGCCTGGCACTCTACGCCGCGCTGCTCGTCGCCGCCTTCATCCTCTGCCAGCGCATCACCCGCTCGGGCTTCGGCATGGCGCTGAAGATGATGCGCGAGGAGCCGCAGCTGGCGCGCGCGCTCGGCTACGACCTTGGCCGGATGCGGGCGATCGTCATGGTGATCTCGTCGCTGATGGCGGCGGTGGCGGGGTTCCTCTACGCCCATTACCTGTCCTTCGTCGGCCCCGAGCAACTGATGAGCCACGAGACCTTCCTGATCTGGTCGATGGTGATCATCGGCGGCATCGCCAACAATTGGGGCGTGGTCGCCGGGGCTTTCCTGATGCAATTCGCGCTGGCCTACGTGCCTTTCGTCAAGGACTGGCTCGACCTGCCCACCGATTTCGTCGCCGCGACGCGGCTGGTGATCGTCGGCGGCGGCATCCTCGCCTTCCTCATCTGGCGCCCCAAGGGGCTCTTCCCCGAACGGATCGGAGGCTCCCATGGCTGA
- a CDS encoding branched-chain amino acid ABC transporter permease — MIQFLIDTVIRALDLALIAVALSGVYSLIKFPNVALVQYAVVGAFLGMLLQQAGLPLVLALPVSALLVGGLAVVFNVLLFERLLTEGSAIALIGSLALSMILSAVFLLAFGPSAYRFELPVSPAMRLLGARVTLHQISTLAITVAALGGFAAILFLTRLGREMRATATNRVLASASGIDTRRVINATVFLSGVLAALGGMTLAMRGSVSIDLGTQMLLPVFAAAILGGLGNALGAIAGALVISAAETFVTNTNFGVLNGEGFLFLPASYAQTASFALLVGFLLLRPSGLFTSEVSRV, encoded by the coding sequence ATGATCCAATTCCTGATCGACACGGTCATCCGGGCGCTCGACCTCGCCCTGATCGCCGTCGCCCTGAGCGGAGTCTACTCGCTCATCAAGTTTCCCAATGTCGCGCTGGTCCAGTACGCGGTGGTCGGCGCCTTCCTCGGCATGTTGCTGCAGCAGGCGGGACTGCCGCTGGTGCTGGCACTGCCCGTCTCCGCGCTGCTCGTCGGCGGGCTCGCCGTGGTCTTCAACGTGCTGCTCTTCGAGCGGCTGCTGACCGAGGGCTCGGCCATCGCGCTGATCGGCTCGCTGGCGCTGTCGATGATCCTCTCGGCGGTGTTCCTGCTGGCCTTCGGCCCCTCCGCCTACCGCTTCGAGCTGCCTGTCTCCCCCGCCATGCGCCTCCTCGGCGCGCGGGTGACCCTGCACCAGATCTCCACGCTGGCGATCACCGTGGCCGCGCTCGGCGGCTTCGCGGCGATCCTCTTCCTGACAAGGCTCGGCCGCGAGATGCGCGCCACCGCGACCAACCGGGTGCTGGCCTCGGCCAGCGGCATCGACACGCGCCGGGTGATCAATGCCACGGTCTTCCTGTCGGGCGTGCTGGCCGCGCTTGGCGGCATGACGCTGGCGATGCGCGGCTCGGTCTCGATCGATCTCGGCACGCAGATGCTGCTGCCGGTCTTCGCCGCCGCCATCCTCGGCGGGCTCGGCAACGCGCTTGGCGCCATCGCCGGCGCGCTGGTGATCTCGGCCGCCGAGACCTTCGTGACCAACACCAACTTCGGCGTGCTGAACGGCGAGGGTTTCCTCTTCCTGCCCGCGAGCTACGCCCAGACCGCCAGCTTCGCGCTGCTCGTCGGCTTCCTGCTGCTGCGCCCGTCGGGGCTGTTCACCAGCGAGGTGTCCCGTGTCTGA
- a CDS encoding ABC transporter substrate-binding protein translates to MTRKTLLPAALLSATTLLVAPAAFADITLGAVIPLSGSNATPGEDQRRGIEIAVKEINDAGGVLGEPLKVIVEDSAGKPQTAIDAARKLVTVDQVPLVIGSYSSGITLPMGEYLVQEGIPHLNPASTSGLVRNIGDSSFSMVGLDNVSTEFAAKQVIANGWKNVAVLAVNNAFGQGVAQEFRKHLEAMGGTVKTSVLFTGGQPSYRRELQQLEATDPDAYVFTAYGTDAALIMQESFELGLQQDAPWYSILITMMNKDTAPEFKQGLTGMDVGYLGAGGEGYAATYEASYGETFLSAYGGYAHDAVLFAAKAIEMAGSTDKAALLAAIRTLGDEGFSGATGEIRLDANGQRMSQPYLKFKVEGNDLVQVD, encoded by the coding sequence ATGACAAGAAAAACCCTGCTCCCCGCGGCCCTGCTCTCGGCGACCACGCTGCTGGTCGCGCCCGCCGCCTTCGCCGACATCACGCTCGGCGCGGTCATCCCGCTGTCGGGGTCGAACGCGACCCCCGGCGAGGACCAGCGCCGCGGCATCGAGATCGCGGTGAAGGAGATCAACGACGCGGGCGGCGTGCTCGGCGAGCCGCTCAAGGTCATCGTCGAGGACAGCGCGGGCAAGCCGCAGACCGCCATCGACGCGGCGCGCAAGCTCGTCACCGTCGACCAGGTGCCGCTGGTCATCGGCTCCTATTCCTCGGGCATCACCCTGCCGATGGGCGAGTACCTCGTGCAGGAGGGCATCCCGCACCTCAACCCCGCCTCGACCTCGGGCCTCGTGCGCAACATCGGCGACAGCTCCTTCTCGATGGTCGGGCTCGACAACGTCTCGACCGAGTTCGCCGCGAAACAGGTCATCGCCAACGGCTGGAAGAACGTCGCGGTGCTGGCGGTGAACAACGCCTTCGGCCAGGGCGTGGCGCAGGAATTCCGGAAGCACCTCGAGGCGATGGGCGGGACGGTGAAGACCTCGGTGCTGTTCACCGGCGGCCAGCCCTCCTACCGCCGCGAGCTGCAGCAGCTCGAGGCCACCGACCCCGACGCCTACGTCTTCACCGCCTACGGCACCGACGCCGCGCTCATCATGCAGGAAAGCTTCGAGCTCGGCCTGCAGCAGGACGCGCCCTGGTACTCGATCCTGATCACCATGATGAACAAGGACACCGCGCCCGAGTTCAAGCAGGGGCTCACCGGCATGGACGTGGGCTATCTCGGCGCGGGTGGCGAGGGCTATGCCGCCACCTACGAGGCAAGCTACGGCGAGACGTTCCTGTCGGCCTACGGCGGCTACGCGCATGACGCGGTGCTCTTCGCCGCCAAGGCGATCGAGATGGCGGGCTCCACCGACAAGGCGGCGCTGCTCGCGGCGATCCGCACGCTCGGCGACGAGGGCTTCAGCGGCGCCACCGGCGAGATCCGGCTCGACGCGAACGGCCAGCGCATGTCGCAGCCCTACCTCAAGTTCAAGGTCGAGGGGAACGATCTGGTCCAGGTGGACTGA
- a CDS encoding GntR family transcriptional regulator: MTKKTTQFSQSVHQLRSMILAGDFRPGARLLEEELMESLQMGRTPLREALLLLQGEGLIERRHGWYVAETAPDDLPKIYEARGMAEGALAALAARNATPALVQHLEELCAGMERWPEIGRAELNRLNGGFHAAVAEAADNPYILEFWQKAQFYHWQLRMPVMFSEDQIRTANAEHRAIFEAVRDGDAGRAGFAARAHVETTRGIVLDALGLL; the protein is encoded by the coding sequence ATGACCAAGAAAACGACGCAGTTCAGCCAGTCCGTCCACCAGCTCCGCTCGATGATCCTGGCGGGCGATTTCCGCCCCGGGGCGCGGCTGCTCGAGGAAGAGCTGATGGAGTCGCTGCAGATGGGGCGCACGCCGCTGCGCGAGGCGCTGCTGCTGCTTCAGGGCGAGGGGCTCATCGAACGCCGGCACGGCTGGTACGTGGCCGAGACCGCGCCGGACGACCTGCCGAAGATCTACGAGGCGCGGGGCATGGCCGAGGGCGCGCTCGCCGCGCTCGCCGCGCGCAACGCCACCCCGGCGCTGGTCCAACACCTGGAAGAGCTCTGCGCCGGGATGGAGCGCTGGCCGGAGATCGGCAGGGCCGAGCTCAACCGGCTGAACGGCGGCTTCCATGCTGCCGTCGCCGAGGCGGCGGACAATCCCTACATCCTCGAGTTCTGGCAGAAGGCGCAGTTCTACCACTGGCAGCTGCGCATGCCGGTGATGTTCAGCGAGGACCAGATCCGCACCGCCAATGCCGAGCACCGGGCGATCTTCGAGGCGGTCCGCGACGGCGATGCGGGGCGCGCCGGTTTCGCCGCCCGCGCGCATGTGGAGACGACCCGCGGCATCGTCCTGGACGCGCTGGGTCTGCTCTGA
- a CDS encoding multicopper oxidase domain-containing protein, with protein MPKAKPVPDTTRGPGFTRRRLLLSAATLTGAAWLGSGAVSRALAEGSATDIPARSPLGLPTDLKNPREVLSSGGRFRLDLTMRQSEIELPYARAKLRLYEGEIPGPTFRVAPGDDMEITLHNDMPPNTDPSAVVLNTPNEFSTTNLHFHGFHVSPKGNSDNVYLQIHPGESFNYIVRLPEDHPAGNYWYHPHRHGSVALQVASGCGGMMIVGGALDEVPEVAAAIERVMVFQCPVVDPKAEDLDSYDTIWSLDAERFWLVNGEYRPRIYMRAGEVQHWRMLNAGDQQFLPMRLDGLELYEIGFDGNPYPEARQTDEIFLAPGNRMNLMVKALEPGSYTLRRPAFSQGKQPLDEVLMAEVIVLPANTARIAPDVKMGTELPKGPLPRNAILSDITDAEIVRTRQIVLGVSDVQGMFKDTVFTLNGAPFDPQRDDIVARLGEAEEWELVNTTPYPHPIHVHVNPMQVTKINGVPLADPQWQDTIAVPAAGTVTLRMRFTDFDGRFVMHCHILPHEDLGMMFNVAIQA; from the coding sequence ATGCCGAAGGCAAAGCCCGTTCCAGACACCACCCGGGGACCCGGCTTTACCCGCAGACGTCTTCTCCTCTCTGCGGCTACGCTCACCGGCGCGGCCTGGCTGGGCAGCGGCGCGGTCTCCCGCGCGCTGGCCGAGGGTTCCGCGACCGACATTCCCGCCAGATCGCCGCTCGGCCTGCCCACCGATCTGAAGAACCCGCGCGAGGTGCTCTCGTCCGGCGGCCGCTTCAGGCTCGACCTAACGATGAGGCAGTCCGAGATCGAGCTGCCCTATGCGCGGGCGAAGCTGCGGCTCTACGAGGGCGAGATCCCGGGGCCGACCTTCCGCGTCGCGCCCGGCGACGACATGGAAATCACCCTGCACAACGACATGCCGCCGAACACCGATCCGTCGGCGGTGGTGCTCAACACGCCCAACGAGTTCAGCACCACCAACCTGCATTTCCACGGCTTCCACGTCAGCCCCAAGGGCAATTCGGACAACGTCTACCTGCAGATCCACCCCGGCGAGAGCTTCAACTACATCGTGCGCCTGCCCGAGGATCACCCGGCGGGGAACTACTGGTATCACCCGCACCGGCACGGCTCGGTGGCGCTGCAGGTGGCCTCGGGCTGCGGCGGCATGATGATCGTCGGCGGCGCGCTCGACGAGGTGCCCGAGGTCGCTGCCGCGATCGAGCGGGTCATGGTCTTCCAGTGCCCGGTCGTCGATCCCAAGGCCGAGGACCTCGACAGCTACGACACGATCTGGTCGCTCGACGCCGAGCGCTTCTGGCTGGTGAACGGCGAGTACCGCCCGCGCATCTACATGCGCGCCGGCGAGGTGCAGCACTGGCGGATGCTCAACGCGGGTGACCAGCAGTTCCTGCCGATGCGGCTCGACGGGCTCGAGCTCTACGAGATCGGCTTCGACGGCAACCCCTACCCCGAGGCGCGGCAGACCGACGAGATCTTCCTCGCCCCCGGCAACCGCATGAACCTGATGGTCAAGGCGCTGGAGCCCGGCAGCTACACGCTGCGCCGCCCCGCCTTCAGCCAGGGCAAGCAGCCGCTGGACGAGGTGCTGATGGCCGAGGTCATCGTGCTGCCCGCGAACACCGCCCGCATCGCGCCCGACGTGAAGATGGGCACCGAGCTGCCGAAGGGCCCGCTGCCCAGGAACGCCATCCTCAGCGACATCACCGACGCCGAGATCGTCCGCACCCGGCAGATCGTGCTCGGCGTCAGCGACGTGCAGGGCATGTTCAAGGACACGGTCTTCACGCTCAACGGCGCGCCCTTCGATCCGCAGCGCGACGACATCGTCGCCAGGCTCGGCGAGGCCGAGGAGTGGGAGCTGGTCAACACCACGCCCTACCCGCACCCGATCCACGTGCACGTGAACCCGATGCAGGTGACCAAGATCAACGGCGTGCCGCTGGCCGACCCGCAATGGCAGGACACCATCGCCGTGCCCGCCGCGGGCACCGTCACCCTGCGCATGCGCTTCACCGATTTCGACGGGCGGTTCGTCATGCACTGCCACATCCTGCCACACGAAGACCTGGGAATGATGTTCAATGTCGCCATTCAGGCTTGA
- a CDS encoding c-type cytochrome, translating into MSPFRLELALLALLAPCAAWADETPAVPASVASCVSCHSADGNPLVAGVPILAGQRQDYLEGALKSYRSGYRKGGTADVMGFYAKQLSDSDIEEIAKWFSAN; encoded by the coding sequence ATGTCGCCATTCAGGCTTGAGCTTGCCCTGCTCGCGCTGCTTGCACCCTGCGCGGCCTGGGCCGACGAGACACCCGCCGTTCCCGCCAGCGTCGCGTCCTGCGTGTCGTGCCACTCGGCCGACGGCAACCCGCTGGTTGCGGGCGTCCCCATCCTTGCCGGCCAGCGGCAGGACTACCTGGAAGGCGCGCTGAAATCCTACCGCTCGGGCTACCGCAAGGGCGGCACGGCCGACGTGATGGGTTTCTATGCCAAGCAGCTTTCCGACAGCGACATCGAGGAGATCGCCAAATGGTTCAGCGCAAACTGA